From Pangasianodon hypophthalmus isolate fPanHyp1 chromosome 30, fPanHyp1.pri, whole genome shotgun sequence, a single genomic window includes:
- the uts1 gene encoding urotensin 1, producing the protein MKPVPSVLLIAAVLLYTHIPPSICRPRDLSLFDRHDDYKNQLDEVLLRAGKGEAMSFLSGGTSRGHALRNASRSPTLLIPNSLEELVGFTKRNDDPPISIDLTFHLLRNMIEMARIENQREQAELNRKYLDEVGK; encoded by the coding sequence ATGAAGCCAGTCCCCTCTGTCTTGCTAATAGCGGCTGTCTTACTATACACTCACATTCCCCCAAGTATATGTAGACCACGGGATTTAAGCCTCTTTGATCGTCATGATGACTACAAGAACCAGCTGGATGAAGTTTTGCTTAGGGCGGGAAAGGGCGAGGCGATGTCCTTTCTCAGTGGCGGAACCAGTCGAGGGCACGCGCTAAGAAACGCCTCCCGCTCCCCAACTTTACTCATCCCGAACAGTTTGGAGGAGCTCGTCGGTTTTACTAAGAGGAATGACGATCCGCCGATATCGATCGATCTCACCTTTCATCTGCTGCGCAATATGATTGAAATGGCGCGGATCGAGAATCAGAGGGAACAGGCAGAACTGAACCGCAAATATCTGGACGAAGTCGGGAAGTAA